The Leucobacter sp. UCMA 4100 genome window below encodes:
- a CDS encoding dihydrofolate reductase family protein, which yields MSLSRTWHGRAFLGSSLDGYIAGPGGDLSFLEASHGEGQHRATPQTVPAFEWETFFPSIDTIVMGRVTYETVTSFDEWPYGDTRVVVLSSTLPLDLPRVHVVRSLPEAVELLNREGAREVYVDGGVTVQVFLDQGLLDELTISWVPVTVGGGSKLFCADSNASFIVRGSHVTPDGLVRVTYDVLNGKPSA from the coding sequence ATGTCTCTCTCACGCACCTGGCACGGCCGCGCCTTCCTCGGCTCAAGTCTCGACGGCTACATCGCTGGCCCTGGCGGCGACCTCTCATTCCTCGAGGCGAGCCACGGCGAGGGCCAGCACCGGGCAACCCCGCAGACGGTTCCGGCGTTCGAGTGGGAGACCTTCTTCCCTTCCATCGACACCATCGTCATGGGCCGAGTCACCTACGAGACGGTCACCTCATTTGACGAGTGGCCCTACGGCGACACGCGCGTCGTCGTCCTGAGCTCAACCCTTCCGCTTGACCTGCCCCGCGTGCACGTCGTCCGGTCGCTTCCCGAAGCCGTCGAACTCCTGAACCGCGAGGGAGCGCGCGAGGTCTACGTTGACGGCGGCGTCACCGTGCAGGTCTTCCTCGACCAGGGCCTGCTCGACGAGCTCACGATCTCGTGGGTTCCGGTGACCGTCGGCGGCGGATCAAAGCTCTTCTGCGCCGATAGCAACGCCTCGTTCATCGTGCGCGGGTCGCACGTCACCCCCGACGGCCTCGTGCGCGTCACCTATGACGTTCTGAACGGCAAGCCGTCAGCCTAA
- a CDS encoding GNAT family N-acetyltransferase: MPITDWHNHNMGNERGYESVLSDIRLDPPTTADIEPLHEIYRDLRVWTHLPSGRHTELATTTAMVTSWIDAWERDGLAAWIVRHMMSREFLGHVGCSVRNETFWNLGYRLAANAQGRGIASRVSKVAVKRAQLVAPELPVVAYLLEHNHASARVAEKCGLTLQHRAPDAGNPDPEAIRLVYADRELSDDELRAALG, from the coding sequence TTGCCCATCACCGACTGGCATAATCACAACATGGGTAACGAGCGCGGGTACGAGTCAGTGCTTAGTGACATTCGTCTTGACCCGCCTACCACGGCCGATATTGAGCCGCTGCATGAGATCTACCGAGATCTGCGAGTTTGGACGCATCTTCCCTCTGGCCGGCACACTGAACTTGCAACGACCACTGCGATGGTCACATCGTGGATCGATGCGTGGGAGCGCGACGGACTCGCAGCCTGGATTGTTCGCCATATGATGAGCCGAGAGTTCCTCGGGCACGTAGGTTGCTCCGTCAGAAACGAAACGTTCTGGAACTTGGGCTACCGTCTGGCTGCGAACGCACAGGGCCGTGGCATTGCCAGCCGTGTTTCGAAGGTGGCGGTCAAGCGAGCGCAGCTTGTCGCTCCGGAGCTACCGGTGGTCGCGTATCTCTTGGAGCACAACCATGCGAGCGCCCGAGTTGCCGAGAAATGTGGGCTGACTTTGCAGCATCGCGCTCCAGACGCGGGCAATCCCGATCCGGAAGCAATTCGGCTGGTCTACGCAGACCGCGAGTTGTCAGACGATGAGCTTCGCGCAGCTCTAGGTTGA
- a CDS encoding cation diffusion facilitator family transporter has translation MGIGHNHDHGVSAGAPQTATGAHRRKLMVVLGIYLAIIVAQLIGAAITNSLALTAEAMHMAVDASGILIALVATFLATRQATEKRTYGMMRAEIIAVLLNCLLLFGLGGFILFEAVERWFNPTEVEGGGVIVFAVVGLIGASISLILLSRGAKESLNVKAAFLEVMSDGIGAAAIIISGILNVTLGWNRGDAIAAAAIGIIILPRAFMLLKQAVNLIMQGVPAGIDLEEVHDEIVSADGVADVHSLHVWGLTSGVTIMSAHVVLVDDAEKNGLNAKLLDALTESMREHFGIEHCTFQLEEQGHLEHEGSMHRDLEAELAPPRD, from the coding sequence ATGGGAATCGGCCACAATCACGACCACGGCGTGAGCGCAGGCGCACCCCAGACCGCAACGGGGGCACACCGCCGCAAGCTCATGGTGGTGCTCGGCATCTACCTCGCCATCATCGTCGCGCAGCTCATCGGCGCGGCCATCACGAACAGCCTCGCGCTCACGGCCGAGGCGATGCACATGGCGGTCGACGCGAGTGGAATTCTGATCGCGCTCGTTGCGACGTTCCTCGCGACGAGGCAGGCCACCGAGAAGCGCACCTACGGCATGATGCGCGCCGAGATCATCGCGGTGCTGCTGAACTGCCTGCTCCTGTTCGGGCTTGGTGGGTTCATTCTCTTCGAGGCGGTTGAGCGCTGGTTCAACCCCACCGAGGTCGAGGGCGGCGGGGTCATCGTCTTCGCGGTTGTCGGGCTCATTGGCGCCTCGATCTCGCTCATTCTGCTGAGCCGCGGCGCCAAGGAGAGCCTGAACGTGAAGGCCGCGTTTCTCGAGGTCATGAGCGACGGGATCGGCGCTGCCGCGATCATCATTTCGGGCATTCTCAACGTGACCCTCGGGTGGAACCGTGGTGACGCCATCGCCGCAGCCGCCATCGGCATCATCATTCTGCCGCGCGCATTCATGCTGCTCAAACAAGCCGTGAACCTCATCATGCAGGGGGTTCCTGCGGGCATCGACCTCGAAGAGGTGCACGATGAGATCGTGAGCGCCGATGGCGTGGCCGACGTACACAGCCTGCACGTGTGGGGCCTCACGAGCGGTGTCACAATCATGTCGGCTCACGTCGTGCTCGTCGACGACGCCGAGAAAAACGGCCTGAACGCGAAGCTACTCGACGCCCTCACCGAGAGCATGCGCGAGCACTTCGGCATCGAACACTGCACCTTCCAGCTCGAAGAGCAGGGCCACCTCGAGCACGAGGGATCAATGCACCGCGACCTCGAGGCCGAGCTCGCACCGCCGCGCGACTAG
- a CDS encoding FadR/GntR family transcriptional regulator: protein MGISGLLPATAGQDHELYDPTLSAISRLSAIDTVRARIIMAIKLGLLQPGEKLPHVDDMAEAFTVSRSSVIRGLATLQESEIIERKAGRYGGSFVCAEPNIDLDHAVDRFVEDTNLVRSLIDERAVLEAGFVALAVQHLTKGHLAQLESLVQRMRDTTDWAQFRNLDREFHMSIARIASVSRAIPLLQYIHEALDPYFLPYKIEYLYESNEEHQGIINALRDGDSALAATLTVAHVQDLHDSMFIGDAHQPGLSSHTVARPSRPQ, encoded by the coding sequence ATGGGTATCTCAGGGCTTCTCCCGGCAACGGCTGGGCAAGATCACGAGCTCTACGACCCGACGCTCTCGGCGATTTCGCGGCTGAGCGCAATCGACACGGTTCGTGCACGAATCATCATGGCGATCAAGCTCGGGCTGCTCCAGCCTGGCGAAAAACTCCCGCACGTCGATGACATGGCTGAGGCGTTCACGGTGAGCCGGTCATCGGTCATTCGAGGTCTCGCAACGCTTCAGGAGAGTGAGATCATCGAGCGCAAAGCTGGCCGTTATGGTGGCAGCTTCGTATGTGCTGAGCCGAACATCGATCTTGATCATGCGGTCGATCGCTTTGTCGAAGATACCAATCTCGTGCGCAGCCTCATTGACGAGCGGGCGGTTCTTGAGGCAGGCTTTGTGGCCCTTGCGGTGCAGCACCTCACGAAAGGTCATCTCGCACAGCTTGAGTCGCTCGTGCAGCGTATGAGAGACACCACTGACTGGGCACAGTTTCGCAACCTCGACCGCGAGTTTCACATGAGCATTGCGCGCATCGCTTCGGTTTCTCGCGCGATTCCACTCTTGCAATACATTCACGAAGCGCTCGACCCGTACTTTCTGCCCTACAAGATCGAGTACCTCTACGAGAGCAACGAAGAGCACCAGGGCATTATCAACGCACTGCGCGATGGCGACTCGGCCCTAGCAGCAACGCTGACTGTTGCCCACGTGCAAGACCTGCACGATTCAATGTTTATTGGCGATGCCCACCAGCCCGGACTGTCCTCTCACACGGTGGCACGCCCCTCTCGGCCACAGTGA
- a CDS encoding putative quinol monooxygenase, producing the protein MTGETLMKGHIALRGRLICRTPKEAETVRTHLPAHEALSRAEPGCVSFEVTATDDPLVWHVAEQFSSEEAFAAHQRRVAASEWGLVTAGITREYHITRG; encoded by the coding sequence ATGACAGGTGAAACACTCATGAAAGGTCACATCGCCCTCCGCGGCAGGCTCATCTGCCGCACCCCGAAAGAAGCCGAGACCGTGCGCACTCACCTCCCAGCGCACGAGGCCTTGAGCCGCGCCGAACCGGGCTGCGTTTCGTTCGAGGTGACCGCCACCGATGATCCACTCGTTTGGCACGTTGCCGAGCAATTCTCGAGCGAAGAGGCTTTCGCAGCCCACCAGCGCCGCGTCGCCGCGAGCGAGTGGGGCCTCGTGACGGCGGGCATTACGAGGGAGTACCACATCACGAGGGGCTAG
- a CDS encoding ABC-F family ATP-binding cassette domain-containing protein, translating to MSMNTSAPVSAASSITLQNVSFEWPDGSPALSGINGSFTPGKTGLIGRNGSGKSTLLKLIAGELTPTSGRIDVAGEVGYLTQTLTLSHDTTIAELLGIHPVLEAMREIERGNVEQSLFDTIGDDWDIEARADQALHQIGFSAADLDRRVTEVSGGEAMLIAITGLRVRRTPITLLDEPTNNLDRETRAKLAHFVDDWPGTLVIVSHDLELLERMDHTAELFHGSLTTFGGPYSSWRAHQEQEQAAAQQAARSAQQALKVEKRQRVEAETKLARRARTAQKAEQSGLPKIIAGMRANRAEVSAGSLRSTHDGKIQAAQAAVDAADARVRDDEHIHLELPDPGVAKGRRIMEFISGDDRIIVQGPERVALVGPNGSGKSTLIERMLRGTGARAGAGVQAGAGAGALAGSGTPPRATGRLLTEHVGFLPQRLDSLDGSASAIDNVRAVATGVPTGTIRNHLARLLLRGAAVDRPVSTLSGGERFRVALARLLFADPPSQLLILDEPTNNLDIESVEQLAEALDAYRGALLIVSHDPGFLERVGVETVIGLEPDGTVTRRRSVRE from the coding sequence ATGTCTATGAACACTTCGGCACCAGTATCTGCCGCTTCATCAATCACCCTGCAAAATGTCAGTTTCGAGTGGCCTGACGGCTCACCCGCGCTATCTGGCATTAACGGATCGTTCACCCCCGGCAAGACCGGACTCATCGGCCGCAACGGCTCAGGCAAATCAACGCTCTTGAAGCTCATTGCGGGCGAGCTGACCCCCACCAGCGGGCGGATCGACGTGGCAGGCGAAGTCGGATACCTCACGCAAACCCTCACGCTCAGCCACGACACAACAATCGCCGAGTTGCTCGGCATTCACCCCGTGCTCGAAGCGATGCGCGAGATCGAGCGCGGCAACGTCGAACAGTCGCTCTTCGACACGATCGGCGACGACTGGGACATCGAGGCTCGAGCCGACCAGGCGCTGCACCAGATCGGCTTCTCGGCGGCAGACCTCGACCGTCGGGTCACCGAAGTCTCGGGTGGCGAGGCGATGCTCATCGCGATCACGGGGCTCAGGGTCAGACGCACCCCGATCACGTTGCTCGACGAGCCAACGAACAACCTCGACCGCGAGACCCGCGCGAAGCTCGCACACTTCGTCGACGACTGGCCCGGCACGCTCGTAATCGTGAGCCACGACCTCGAGTTGCTCGAGCGCATGGATCACACGGCCGAACTCTTTCACGGTTCGCTCACGACGTTCGGGGGCCCGTACAGTTCCTGGCGCGCGCACCAGGAACAAGAGCAGGCGGCTGCGCAGCAGGCTGCACGCTCAGCGCAGCAGGCGTTGAAGGTCGAGAAGCGGCAACGCGTCGAGGCCGAGACGAAGCTCGCCCGCCGTGCCCGAACGGCGCAGAAGGCCGAGCAGAGCGGTCTCCCGAAAATCATTGCCGGCATGCGGGCCAACCGCGCCGAGGTCTCGGCAGGATCGCTGCGCTCGACGCACGACGGCAAGATCCAGGCGGCTCAGGCCGCGGTCGATGCCGCCGACGCCAGGGTGCGCGACGACGAACACATTCACCTTGAGCTGCCCGACCCGGGCGTCGCGAAGGGCCGTCGCATCATGGAGTTCATCTCTGGCGACGACCGCATCATCGTGCAGGGCCCCGAGCGGGTCGCCCTCGTCGGGCCGAACGGCTCCGGGAAGTCGACGCTCATCGAGCGCATGCTGCGCGGCACGGGTGCGCGGGCGGGCGCGGGCGTGCAAGCGGGCGCGGGCGCCGGCGCTTTGGCTGGCTCGGGCACCCCGCCGCGGGCGACCGGCCGGCTACTCACCGAGCACGTCGGATTCCTACCCCAGCGGCTCGACTCCCTTGACGGGTCGGCGAGCGCGATCGACAACGTGCGTGCGGTTGCGACGGGGGTGCCCACGGGCACGATCCGCAATCATCTCGCTCGGCTGCTCCTGCGGGGCGCCGCGGTCGACCGCCCCGTGAGCACGCTCTCGGGCGGTGAGCGCTTTCGGGTGGCGCTCGCGCGACTGCTGTTCGCCGATCCGCCGTCGCAGTTGCTCATTCTCGACGAGCCGACGAACAACCTCGATATCGAGAGCGTCGAACAGCTCGCCGAGGCGCTCGATGCCTACCGCGGGGCGCTGCTCATCGTGAGCCACGATCCGGGGTTTCTTGAGCGCGTCGGAGTCGAGACGGTTATCGGGCTTGAGCCAGACGGAACGGTCACGCGGCGCCGCAGTGTGCGCGAGTGA
- a CDS encoding ArsR/SmtB family transcription factor translates to MKETPRDAATWAEEVSAMRAASCLFHSFSDPSRLVILRHLQLGEHRVIDLTEHLGLSQSTVSKHLASLKETGLVVSRPEGRASIYSLQHPEAIDDLFAAAETFLDLTGDSVKLCSKHALAEPGRAPNAS, encoded by the coding sequence ATGAAGGAAACACCCCGTGATGCTGCGACCTGGGCCGAGGAAGTCTCGGCCATGAGGGCGGCATCGTGCTTGTTTCATAGCTTTAGCGATCCGTCGCGACTGGTCATTTTGAGGCATTTGCAGCTTGGCGAGCACCGCGTCATCGACCTCACCGAGCACCTCGGACTCTCACAGAGCACCGTTTCGAAGCACCTCGCGAGCCTCAAAGAAACCGGGCTCGTCGTCTCGAGGCCTGAGGGGCGCGCCTCGATCTACTCGCTGCAGCATCCCGAGGCCATCGACGACCTCTTTGCCGCGGCCGAGACCTTTCTCGACCTTACGGGAGACTCGGTGAAGCTCTGCTCGAAGCACGCGCTCGCTGAGCCGGGGCGGGCACCGAACGCTTCATAA
- a CDS encoding carbon-nitrogen hydrolase family protein — MSSADLLHIAVWQAESARADVESNLAALARAAAEAKAHGAELLIGPEMFVTGYAIGDSINTLAQRPLAAEVAAVAREQGIAIIIGGPEQTTRGVTNAVWFVDEHGALLATHHKVQLFGEFDRAFFVQGESASPVVTFKGFTIGMLICFDVEFPENTRRLALAGADLIAVPTAQMPPFGLVNEHMIRVRAWENSAYVAYANQVGTDDEYRYLGQSVIASPFGEHLAEAPESGESFLFATIDRAELSAARAQNPYLEQVRTDLPVQ, encoded by the coding sequence ATGTCTTCAGCAGATCTTCTACACATCGCCGTGTGGCAGGCCGAGAGTGCTCGGGCAGATGTCGAGTCTAATCTGGCAGCACTCGCTCGAGCCGCGGCAGAAGCAAAAGCTCACGGTGCTGAGCTGCTCATCGGCCCAGAAATGTTCGTGACCGGCTACGCCATCGGCGACAGTATCAATACGCTTGCGCAGAGACCGCTCGCCGCAGAAGTTGCAGCCGTCGCTCGCGAACAGGGCATCGCCATCATCATCGGCGGCCCTGAACAAACAACACGGGGTGTAACGAACGCCGTCTGGTTCGTTGACGAGCACGGGGCACTGCTCGCAACCCACCACAAAGTGCAACTCTTTGGTGAGTTCGACCGAGCATTCTTCGTGCAGGGCGAGAGCGCAAGCCCAGTTGTCACGTTCAAGGGCTTCACAATCGGCATGCTCATCTGCTTCGACGTCGAGTTTCCGGAGAACACGCGCCGACTCGCACTCGCGGGGGCCGACCTCATAGCCGTACCTACCGCGCAAATGCCCCCGTTCGGGCTCGTCAACGAGCACATGATTCGAGTACGAGCTTGGGAAAACTCGGCCTATGTCGCCTACGCCAATCAGGTGGGAACCGACGACGAGTATCGGTACCTTGGCCAGAGCGTCATCGCAAGCCCCTTCGGGGAGCACCTCGCTGAAGCTCCCGAGAGTGGTGAGTCGTTCCTCTTCGCAACCATCGATCGCGCTGAGCTGAGCGCTGCGAGAGCACAAAACCCCTACCTCGAGCAGGTGCGCACCGACCTCCCCGTCCAGTAA
- a CDS encoding alpha/beta fold hydrolase: MNDVQQHSVPTGDGRTLTGTTAGPASGLPLLFIAGAATGKRMTFGDEYLADRGLRLITMDRPGIGDSTADKGRTAATTANDYRSFVAAVTGSNETFAAVANSQGSVFGLELAAQGALSRLVLASPADEIAFPTIHDMLPTEATMLSDLANSSPDEAAAVLRGFSAIDMEQMVMAGSHPDDVAWYQRSPFIEQYRAALAEGFANEGSGYVTDTLIAMQHWNVDLDAIECPVQVLFGVNDQTHSPDHGATLTGRIPGASRAVFDDAGGALLWSHAAIVLDAALGKLEG; this comes from the coding sequence ATGAACGATGTACAACAGCACTCAGTACCAACGGGCGATGGCCGAACTCTGACCGGCACGACGGCGGGTCCCGCCAGTGGCCTCCCTTTGCTGTTTATCGCAGGCGCGGCAACCGGCAAGCGCATGACCTTCGGCGATGAATACCTTGCCGATCGTGGATTGAGACTCATCACAATGGATCGTCCTGGTATCGGCGATTCCACGGCCGACAAAGGCCGCACGGCGGCGACGACCGCGAACGACTACCGCTCATTCGTTGCCGCCGTTACCGGCAGCAACGAGACCTTCGCCGCGGTGGCGAACTCGCAGGGCTCAGTGTTTGGGCTCGAACTTGCAGCGCAGGGGGCGCTCAGCCGCCTGGTCCTTGCCTCACCCGCCGACGAGATCGCCTTTCCTACCATTCACGACATGCTTCCGACTGAGGCGACGATGCTCTCTGATCTCGCAAACTCGTCACCCGACGAGGCAGCTGCCGTGTTGCGTGGCTTCTCGGCAATCGACATGGAGCAGATGGTCATGGCCGGCTCGCACCCTGACGATGTTGCCTGGTACCAGCGCAGTCCGTTTATCGAACAGTACCGGGCGGCTCTCGCTGAGGGCTTCGCCAACGAGGGCTCCGGCTACGTGACCGATACCCTCATCGCGATGCAACACTGGAACGTCGACCTCGATGCCATCGAGTGCCCCGTGCAGGTGCTCTTCGGGGTGAACGATCAGACCCACTCTCCCGACCACGGCGCGACCCTCACGGGCCGCATCCCGGGCGCTTCGCGCGCCGTCTTCGATGACGCCGGCGGCGCCCTGCTCTGGAGTCACGCAGCGATCGTGCTCGATGCCGCCCTCGGTAAACTCGAGGGCTGA
- a CDS encoding APC family permease yields the protein MTPHVKEAGAFFSYVTKGLGSRIGMGSAFVALVTYTAIQAGIYGYMGWAVMDLVRYYGGPEIHWSIFALISLAIVGLLGYRHIELSSKVLGVALILEILVMMIVNVAVIIDGGPEGRSLEPFDPQVFLTGGLGVAVLFAFTGFVGFESTAIYRDEARKPNKTIPRATFLAVGIIGTFYTISVWVLVVASGPSQVQAVAQETLFGDKNMLLDTTALFAGAFTRDAMQILLITSLFACVLSFHNILARYQLALAKIGVMPPALARVHPKHHSPATSSFVQSITAIVLIGVFVLVGLDPLVEVFGYMAGVAAIGMVILMFLTTAAVIRYFSKRPDKRKSIVTSIVIPCIALVALGVAAWLVVSNFTMVTGGSAAVSAGLALLPAVGFVIGTLVKKQRLKTEEHEATRAVSVVDATEHE from the coding sequence ATGACACCACACGTGAAAGAAGCTGGCGCCTTCTTTAGCTACGTAACGAAGGGGCTCGGCTCACGCATCGGCATGGGCTCGGCCTTCGTTGCGCTGGTGACGTATACCGCCATTCAGGCGGGCATTTACGGCTACATGGGATGGGCCGTCATGGATCTCGTGCGCTACTACGGTGGGCCCGAGATCCACTGGTCGATCTTTGCGCTCATCAGCCTCGCGATCGTCGGACTGCTTGGCTATCGACACATTGAGCTCTCATCGAAAGTGCTTGGCGTCGCCCTGATTCTTGAGATTCTCGTCATGATGATCGTCAACGTTGCGGTCATTATCGACGGCGGCCCCGAGGGCCGTTCGCTCGAGCCGTTCGACCCGCAAGTCTTCCTCACGGGCGGCCTCGGCGTCGCGGTGCTCTTCGCGTTCACCGGCTTTGTCGGCTTTGAATCAACCGCGATCTACCGTGACGAAGCTCGCAAGCCCAACAAGACCATTCCCCGGGCCACGTTCCTGGCGGTCGGAATCATCGGCACGTTCTACACGATCTCGGTATGGGTGCTTGTCGTCGCTTCGGGCCCGTCACAGGTACAGGCGGTCGCTCAAGAGACACTCTTTGGCGACAAGAATATGCTGCTCGATACCACCGCACTGTTTGCCGGTGCGTTCACCAGAGACGCCATGCAGATTCTGCTCATCACGAGCCTCTTCGCCTGCGTGCTCAGCTTCCACAATATTCTCGCCCGCTATCAGCTGGCACTCGCGAAGATCGGGGTCATGCCTCCGGCACTCGCACGGGTACACCCCAAGCATCACAGCCCCGCAACGTCGTCTTTCGTGCAGAGCATCACGGCAATCGTGCTCATCGGAGTCTTTGTCTTGGTCGGGCTCGATCCGCTCGTCGAAGTCTTCGGATACATGGCAGGGGTAGCCGCAATCGGCATGGTTATTCTCATGTTCTTGACCACCGCCGCGGTCATCAGGTATTTCTCGAAGCGTCCCGATAAGCGCAAGTCCATCGTCACCTCAATCGTGATTCCTTGCATCGCGCTCGTCGCTCTCGGGGTTGCGGCTTGGCTGGTCGTCTCAAACTTCACGATGGTCACGGGTGGCAGCGCCGCGGTGAGTGCGGGGCTCGCCCTCCTCCCAGCGGTCGGTTTCGTCATCGGAACCCTTGTCAAAAAGCAGCGGCTCAAAACCGAAGAGCATGAGGCCACCAGGGCCGTATCGGTCGTCGACGCCACAGAGCACGAGTAG